ACCTATGAGCAATTTCAAAATTGTGCGTCTCGCTTAGCGTCTGTTTTAACACATGATTTGGGATTAAAGCACGGGGACCGCGTAGCGATTTTAGCTGAAAATTCGCTTGAGCATTTTATTCTCTTTTTTGTTGCTCAAAAAACCGGACTCATCATTGTTCCATTAAACTATCGACTCTCATCAAGCGAAATCGGTGATCTCTTGACGGATTGTACGCCGTCGTTACTCATCATTGAAGATAAATTTCAACATCTCATTGAAGGCTATATAGCACCGCAGATAAAAATCTGGGAGCTAACGAAGGTTGAGCAACTCTGTTATCAAAAGAAGGAGGAACCGTTCGATTTCGAGAGCAAAGAGCTTAATGAAGATAATTCACTTTTTATACTCTACACTGCGGGTACGACAGGAAATCCAAAAGGGGTTTTGTATTCACACAAAATGCTTTTCTGGAATAGTATCAACACCTCGCTTCGAATCGATTTGACGAGTGAAGATCGAACATTGACTTTCTTGCCGCTTTTTCACACGGGCGGGCTCAATGTGGTTGCAACGCCTTTTTTGCATCGCGGCGGGTATGTGGCGTTGGTGAAAAAGTTTGAGGCAGCGCTTGTGACTTCCCTCTTGGAAAGCGAATCGATTACCATTTTTATGGGAGTTCCTACAACGCTGAAGATGATGGCGGAGTCAAATGCTTTTCAAAGCACTTCGGTTAAAACCGTACGGTTTGCTATGGTTGGCGGCGAGCCGATGCCGCTCCCTTTGATTGAAACTTGGCACAATAAGGGTGTTTGGATTCGTCAGGGGTTTGGCATGACGGAGGTTGGGCCAAATCTTTTTTCATTGCATCAAGACGATGCAGTAAGAAAAATCGGATCTATTGGAGTAACGAACTTTTATCTCGACGCAAGAATCGTTGATGAT
The nucleotide sequence above comes from Chloroherpetonaceae bacterium. Encoded proteins:
- a CDS encoding AMP-binding protein, with protein sequence MNTDWLKKLSSYFPKKVAMKEVESGRELTYEQFQNCASRLASVLTHDLGLKHGDRVAILAENSLEHFILFFVAQKTGLIIVPLNYRLSSSEIGDLLTDCTPSLLIIEDKFQHLIEGYIAPQIKIWELTKVEQLCYQKKEEPFDFESKELNEDNSLFILYTAGTTGNPKGVLYSHKMLFWNSINTSLRIDLTSEDRTLTFLPLFHTGGLNVVATPFLHRGGYVALVKKFEAALVTSLLESESITIFMGVPTTLKMMAESNAFQSTSVKTVRFAMVGGEPMPLPLIETWHNKGVWIRQGFGMTEVGPNLFSLHQDDAVRKIGSIGVTNFYLDARIVDD